One part of the Salinimonas iocasae genome encodes these proteins:
- a CDS encoding ribokinase, translated as MAVINFGSINIDHVYSVDHFVRPGETLASSNYQQLLGGKGANQSIALAQAGADVKHVGSIHESDASFKQTLIKNGVDCRYVRCHDVPSGHAIIQVTPSGENAIVLFGGANQTITPDTVKKALLDTGSSDWVLTQNETSCIDEVLRQAREKGLKVAFNPAPMSDNVHELPLDCVDLLIVNETEAAAITGQSSLDEIVSCFQEKWQHAEVLITLGKEGVMMIRKDEVEKVPAFKVEAVDTTAAGDTFIGYFLSAYSNHTDARQALKRGCAASALAVTRQGAAQSIPSQQEVDRFLAKQA; from the coding sequence ATGGCTGTAATTAATTTCGGCTCCATCAATATCGATCATGTGTATTCGGTGGACCACTTCGTAAGACCAGGTGAAACCCTGGCCTCATCAAACTATCAGCAATTGCTAGGTGGCAAAGGTGCTAACCAGTCCATTGCACTGGCGCAGGCTGGCGCTGATGTAAAGCATGTTGGCAGTATTCACGAATCCGATGCGTCTTTTAAACAAACGCTGATCAAAAATGGTGTGGATTGTCGTTATGTGCGTTGTCACGACGTCCCCTCCGGTCATGCAATCATTCAGGTGACGCCGAGCGGCGAGAACGCGATTGTTCTGTTTGGCGGCGCTAATCAGACCATCACCCCTGATACGGTTAAAAAAGCGCTGTTGGATACCGGGTCTTCTGACTGGGTACTGACACAAAATGAAACCAGCTGTATTGACGAGGTGCTCAGGCAGGCTCGCGAAAAAGGGCTGAAAGTGGCGTTTAACCCGGCTCCTATGAGTGACAACGTTCACGAACTTCCGTTAGATTGCGTTGACTTGCTCATCGTGAACGAAACAGAAGCTGCCGCTATAACCGGGCAGTCTTCGCTTGATGAAATAGTCAGTTGTTTTCAGGAAAAGTGGCAGCACGCAGAAGTGCTAATCACACTGGGTAAAGAAGGCGTGATGATGATTCGTAAGGACGAAGTTGAAAAAGTGCCTGCCTTTAAAGTAGAAGCGGTAGATACAACTGCTGCTGGCGATACGTTTATCGGCTACTTTTTATCTGCTTACAGCAATCATACTGATGCACGCCAGGCACTGAAACGCGGTTGTGCTGCGTCCGCTTTGGCAGTTACCCGTCAGGGTGCCGCTCAATCAATTCCTTCCCAACAGGAAGTCGACCGCTTTTTGGCAAAACAAGCCTGA